In the genome of Lactuca sativa cultivar Salinas chromosome 3, Lsat_Salinas_v11, whole genome shotgun sequence, the window GTTACATTCACAGATAGGTAACTGTACATTTTAATAATTCATCGTTTTGTTGTTTCTGTtcaataattttataattttattttcaaACTCCTAAATTAAAAACAGCTTGGTTGGATTAAGAGGACTTCAAAACCCTTCTGCTTCTTTGACTGTTGAAAGCTCTAAATCATATTCGGAATCTGATGACTTTTTGAATAACTACAAAGTTAAAAATGTTGTCGATTTGATAGAACCACAAGAGGTATGTGAATATTTTATCTGTATTAATGTCATATTGTTTTCTATTTAAcagataataaaattataatgttttttatgatcgttttgattttattttaggtCGGCCAATATATCATTGTCGGGACCATTTATGGTATTCGCCAAGATATTGATTGGTATTATGATGCGTGTACAAACTGTGGAAAGAAAGTTCAAACAGAAGATTTGTTCAGTGGTGCAGATAGTGGTGATGCAAGTGTCGTTTTAAAATGCAATGGTGATAATTGTAAAAATAAGACGATCTCTTCTGTTCCAAGGTTTTTTTACATTTAAGAAAATATCAACAGAACAACTTAACTACATTATTAACCATTAAACatatttaatgtttatttatCTGGGAAttttttataggtataaaatacctATTCGTGTGCAAGATGATTCTGGAACAATCACTCTAACTCTCTTCGATAGAGATGCTTATAGAATCGTCAAAAAACGCGCACGTGATCTTATAGATAAAATCAAACAGGTATaacgtaattttaatttttgttttcttAATTGTTGTTATTTGTTGTATTTTCTTTAGTTTAATGtgcttttaaacataaatatattatataacacATTTATTCCAGGCTGGGGATAATCCAAGATTATATCCTTATGACCTCAAATGTTTGGAGCATAAAAAGATGGCTTTTAAGATAGATGttaatagttttaatgtatccaATAACTACAATCGGTTTGGGATACTTGGCTATACGGTTGATAGTAACGTTATCGATGCTTTGGAAAAAAAGTTAGCTGTCGaggtatttatattttatttttatttgtttttttaatattacTTTTTATGATGCATATTTTTTTAATGATCTTCACTAATAAAT includes:
- the LOC111909831 gene encoding uncharacterized protein LOC111909831 yields the protein MCITYYINHIPLQLHNSIFRTVYASRFCFLISNIQSATSIFRGLQVNVTLFGDIAYQLISYLEAHKEVGRVIVLLQFARINVYNATPSVNSYFEQTRMFINANLPEIVTFTDSLVGLRGLQNPSASLTVESSKSYSESDDFLNNYKVKNVVDLIEPQEVGQYIIVGTIYGIRQDIDWYYDACTNCGKKVQTEDLFSGADSGDASVVLKCNGDNCKNKTISSVPRYKIPIRVQDDSGTITLTLFDRDAYRIVKKRARDLIDKIKQAGDNPRLYPYDLKCLEHKKMAFKIDVNSFNVSNNYNRFGILGYTVDSNVIDALEKKLAVEAGSPANADDTEIASHEVSQETKSLKDAISQTGDNLTPTLPDKFEATSPFKYNSPTTVKNEMLEIPLMLMIMIM